Proteins encoded within one genomic window of Aquarana catesbeiana isolate 2022-GZ linkage group LG03, ASM4218655v1, whole genome shotgun sequence:
- the BEST2 gene encoding bestrophin-2a, with translation MTVTYTARVANARFGGFYKLLLLWRGSIYKLLYKEFLAFFLMYLTLSITYRFLLNENQKRSFEKVSIYCNNYANLIPVSFVLGFYVTLVVNRWWNQYLCMPMPDRVMCAITATVHGSDERGRMYRRTLMRYCSLSGLLILRSVSTAAFKRFPTIDHVVEAGFMTRFERKKFENLRSSYNKYWVPCVWFCSLAGQARNEGRIRDEQAYKMLIEELNAFRGNCGMLFHYDWISVPLVYTQVVTIAVYSYFLTCLIGRQFLDTSQGYPGHDLDLYVPVFTLLQFFFYTGWLKVGEQLINPFGEDDDDFETNFLIDRNFQVSMMAVDEMYDDVPVLVKDRYWNDSDPRPPYTAATLFQKYLPSFQGSTFDMALAKEDMQFQQLSEIEEMNEETISSQFPLLSRLLQSVGASPLASSAALSATFLPPGSRSSIIKRSTNNTWGSSNSLYQENPQDQLPEPLAQADEGQPSTPLFHIESQQFFVPSKEAAPSLVDTIQASQDGETTA, from the exons ATGACGGTCACATATACAGCACGGGTGGCAAATGCACGATTTGGTGGGTTCTATAAGCTCCTGCTACTATGGAGAGGCAGCATTTATAAGCTATTGTACAAAGAGTTTCTGGCCTTTTTTCTCATGTATCTGACCCTCAGTATTACATACAG GTTCCTACTCAATGAGAATCAGAAACGCAGCtttgaaaaagtgtcaatttacTGCAACAACTACGCCAATCTCATCCCTGTTTCCTTCGTGCTGG GTTTCTATGTCACCCTGGTTGTGAACAGGTGGTGGAACCAGTACCTGTGCATGCCAATGCCAGACCGCGTCATGTGTGCCATCACTGCTACAGTACACGGTTCGGATGAGCGGGGGAGGATGTACCGGCGAACGCTCATGCGTTATTGTAGCCTGTCTGGATTACTCATCTTGCGATCTGTCAGCACAGCGGCCTTTAAGAGGTTCCCAACTATAGACCATGTTGTAGAGGCCG GGTTTATGACTCGCTTTGAACGGAAGAAGTTTGAGAATCTGCGCTCGTCCTATAATAAATACTGGGTTCCGTGTGTTTGGTTCTGCAGTCTGGCCGGTCAGGCCCGGAATGAGGGGCGAATTCGCGATGAACAGGCCTATAAGATGCTCATAGAG GAGTTAAATGCTTTCCGTGGAAACTGTGGTATGCTCTTCCACTATGACTGGATAAGTGTCCCCCTGGTGTACACCCAG GTAGTAACGATTGCCGTATACAGCTATTTTCTCACCTGTCTGATTGGACGTCAGTTTCTGGATACGTCCCAGGGGTACCCGGGCCACGACCTGGACCTCTATGTCCCCGTCTTCACCCTCCTTCAGTTCTTTTTCTATACCGGCTGGCTGAAG GTGGGAGAGCAGCTGATTAATCCATTTGGTGAGGATGACGACGACTTTGAAACCAATTTCCTAATTGACCGGAATTTCCAG GTGTCCATGATGGCAGTTGATGAGATGTATGATGATGTTCCTGTTTTGGTGAAGGATCGATACTGGAATGATTCAGATCCTCGTCCACCATACACAGCAGCTACCTTATTCCAGAAGTACCTACCTTCCTTCCAGGGATCCACATTTGACATGGC GCTCGCCAAGGAGGACATGCAGTTCCAACAGCTCTCAGAAATAGAGGAAATGAATGAAGAGACTATATCCTCCCAATTTCCGTTGCTGAGCCGACTCTTGCAAAGTGTGGGTGCTTCTCCGCTGGCCTCATCTGCTGCTCTCAGTGCGACATTTCTACCACCTGGCAGTCGCTCATCAATTATCAAAAGGTCAACCAATAACACGTGGGGATCTTCTAATAGCTTGTACCAGGAGAACCCTCAGGATCAACTCCCCGAGCCACTGGCACAAGCGGATGAAGGACAACCCAGTACCCCATTGTTTCATATTGAATCACAGCAATTCTTTGTTCCTTCTAAAGAGGCAGCGCCTTCATTGGTAGACACCATCCAGGCCTCCCAAGATGGGGAAACCACTGCTTGA